The DNA sequence GCCACGGCGGCGGCCATGGGCCGGGCGGCCACCGAGCTGGGAGGGGACTTCGTGCTGGCCCTTGGGGACAACTTCTACTACGAGGGGGTCAGGGACGAGTGGGACCCGCGCTTCCAGGTacccccaatgtccccaatgtccccgaGGGGTCCCCAtggtgtccccaatgtccctgtGGGCCCCCCCCCAATGTCCCCgtggtgtccccagtgtccccatggtGTCCCCATGTCCGCAGGACACCTTCAAGTGTGTGTTCGTGTCCCCTTGGTGTCCCCTTGGTGTCCCCATgatgtccccactgtccccattgtccccatgatgtccccatgtccctgtggtgtccccattgtccccctggtgtccccactgtccctatgatgtccccatgtccccaggacaCCTTCGAGCGCGTGTTCGTGTCCCCGGGGCTCCGCGCTGTCCCTCTGGTGTCCCCCtggtgtccccactgtccccatgtccctgtggtgtccccactgtccccaggacACCTTCGAGCGCGTGTTcctgtccccattgtccccctggtgtccccactgtccctgtgatgtccccatgtccccaggacaCCTTCGAGCGCGtgttcctgtccccagtgtccccctggtgtccccactgtccccatgatgtccccactgtccccattgtccccctggtgtccccatgtccccatggtgtccccatgtccccaggacaCCTTCGAGCGCGTGTTCGTGTCCCCGGGGCTCCGCGCTGTCCCCTGGTTCGTCATGGCCGGGAACCACGACCACGCTGGCAATGTCACCGCGCAGCTGCGCTACGGCCACCACTCCCCGCGCTGGTACGGcccggggacagcgggggacACCGAGGGTCCCCGAGTGTCCCCGAGGGTCCCCAAAGATCCCCGAGGGTCTCCAGGTCCCCTCAGGGTGTCCCCACAGTGCCCCCCACTCCgtccatccctggagatgtccccaagtgtcctCAGCGTGTCCCTAAGTCCCCGCAAGGtgtcctcagccctgcctggcatgTCCCCGCATGTCCCCACATGTCCCTGCATGTCCCCAAGTGACCCCACGTGTCCCTAGCCTGTCCCTAAGCTGTCCCCATATGTCCCCAAGCTGTCCCCACGAGTCCCcaagctgtccccaggtgtccccaggtgtccccaggtgtccccaagtATCCCCAGCAGTCCCAGACTGTCCCCAGACTGTCCCcaagctgtccccagctgtccccagaccatccccaggtgtccccagctgtccccagtgtcccctctgtccccagctgtccccagaccagccccaggtgtccccaggtgtccccaagtgtcccctctgtccccaggcactTCCCCCACCTGTACTACAGCCTGCGCCTGCACCTGCCGGGCTCCAACGTCTCCGCGCGGCTCCTGGTGCTGGACTCGGTTCTGCTCTGCGGCCACAGCGACGATTTCGGTTCCGGCCCCGGTTCCGGTCCCGGTTCCGGTTCCGGTTCCGGCCCCGCGGGGCCCCGGgacgcggcggcggcggcggcgcacCTGGGCTGGCTGCGGGCGCAGCTGGAGGCGGCGGCCGGTGACGCCTTCGTGCTGGTGGCCGGGCACTACCCGGTGTGGTCGGTGGGCAAGCACGGCCCCACGGGCTGCCTGCAACGGCTGCTGCGGCCCCTCCTGCACCGGCACCGCGTCAGCGCCTACCTGTGCGGGCACGACCACAACCTGCAGGTGAGACACGGccaggtgagacaggtgagacagggacaggtgagacaggtgagacagggACAGGTCagacagggacaggtgaggggtGGGCACGGCCCCACGGGCTGCCAGGTCAGTGCCTACCTGTGCGGGCACGACCACAACCTGCAGGTGAGACACGGccaggtgagacaggtgagacagggACAGGTCAGACagagacaggtgagacagggacaggtgacacagTGAGACACAGGTACggacaggtgagacacaggtacggacaggtgagacacaggtacagacaggtgagacacaggtacagacaggtgagacacaggtACGGGCAGGTGAGACACAGGTACAGACAGGTGAGACAGGGGCATGGGCAGGTgagggatgggcacagcccctACCTGTGCGGGCACGACCACAACCTGCAGGTGAGACACggccagagctgtgcagagcccaaAGGTGTGCGGGGACCCCTCAATCCcgctggggcagccccaggtgtgtcccccaggtgtgtcccaggtgtccctcaggtgtGTCAGGTGTGCCCCCAgttgtccccaggtgtccccaggtgtgtcaggtatgcccccaggtgtcccaggtgtgtccccaggtgtgtcaggtatgtccccaggtgtccccaggtgtccccaggtgtgtccccaggtgtccccaggtgtgcccaggtgtgcccctgACCCCGCCCTCTCCCCGCAGTACCTGGAGGAGGGCGGGGTCGCCTACGTGCTCAGCGGCGCCGGGAACTTCATGGAGGACTCGCGGCCTCACGAGCGCTCGGTGCCGCCCGGGGCGCTCCGGTTCTTCTTCggcagccccggcagccccggcgggTTCGCGCACCTGCGCCTCGAGCCCGGCGGCGCCACCGTCACCTTCCTGGAGGCCACCGGGCGCGTCCTGCACCGAGCCTGGCTGCCGCCGCGCCGGGGCTGAGCCCGACACACCGACAGGGGACAGACGGACACCGGGGACAGACcgacaggggacagagggagagaggggggggacagagagggacagaggacAGACGGACAGCGGGGACAGACAGGGAGATAGAGGGACAGACGGACagggggagagagggacaggggacagagggacaggggatagcgggacagggggacagacggacagggggagagagggacagagggaaatTGGGGACAGACCGACAGGGGACAGACGGACAGGGGACAGCGGGACACCGGGGACAGACCGACAGGGGACAGACGGACACCGGGGACAGACCGACAAGGGACAGacggacaggggacagagggagagagggacgggacagagagggacagacggacagggggagagagggacagagggaaattggggacagagggaccgcgggacactggggacagcaggacagacgGACAGGAGACAGAGGGACATGggaccccttccctggggacGCGCCGCCATCTCTGGCCCCCTGCGGACCGGCCCCTGACCCCTTGTGGACCCTGACCCTTGACCCCTGACCCCTGACCCAATAAAGGCTCTGACCGGACCCGAACCCGCCGCGATTCGCCCCAAAAACCGCGCGGGGGGGCGGGGCCTCAGAGCACCCGCCCCGCCCCTCGCGCTGCTGATTGGCTGCGCCGCGCGTCCGTCTGCTGGGCGGGACAGCGCGCGCGCCGCGCGGCTCCCCGCTGGTGATTGGTTGGGGCGCTATTCCTATCAACCAATGAGCGGGTCGGCCGCGCGTCACGTGGCGGGGGCAGTGTGGGCTCTTCTTGCCGCTGATTGGCTGAGGGCGGAGGGGCGGCACTTCCGGGAGtgcggcgggagcgcggccggAGGAACCGGGAGGAACCGGGAGGAACCGGGAGGAACCGGGAGGGTCCGGAGGGGTCCCGGCGGGGCCGAGCCGCCCCCGGCACGTCCCGCAGCGGCTCGGGGCCACTCCGAGGCGGCTCCCGGGGCCGATCCCGGTGTCGTTCCCGTTCCCGAGGCCGTTCCCGGTTCTGTGCCCCGGTGCGGCCGCCATGGGCCGCCGCAAGTCGAAGCGGAAGCCGCCGCCCAAGAAGAAGATGACGGGGACGCTGGAGACGCAGTTCACGTGTCCCTTCTGCAACCACGAGAAGTCCTGCGACGTCAAGATGTGAG is a window from the Serinus canaria isolate serCan28SL12 unplaced genomic scaffold, serCan2020 HiC_scaffold_163, whole genome shotgun sequence genome containing:
- the ACP5 gene encoding tartrate-resistant acid phosphatase type 5, whose translation is TAAAMGRAATELGGDFVLALGDNFYYEGVRDEWDPRFQDTFERVFVSPGLRAVPWFVMAGNHDHAGNVTAQLRYGHHSPRWHFPHLYYSLRLHLPGSNVSARLLVLDSVLLCGHSDDFGSGPGSGPGSGSGSGPAGPRDAAAAAAHLGWLRAQLEAAAGDAFVLVAGHYPVWSVGKHGPTGCLQRLLRPLLHRHRVSAYLCGHDHNLQYLEEGGVAYVLSGAGNFMEDSRPHERSVPPGALRFFFGSPGSPGGFAHLRLEPGGATVTFLEATGRVLHRAWLPPRRG